From the genome of Candidatus Promineifilum breve, one region includes:
- a CDS encoding DUF433 domain-containing protein: protein MTAATRHRYVVTDPAILSGEPIIEGTRTPVRAIVELWRQGLPAEEIPSHLPHLTPAQTFDALSYYSDHMEEINGYIERNAIPDHLISVSQ from the coding sequence ATGACCGCAGCAACCCGCCATCGCTACGTGGTAACCGACCCGGCGATCCTCAGTGGTGAACCCATCATCGAGGGCACGCGCACGCCCGTTCGCGCCATCGTCGAGTTGTGGCGACAGGGGTTGCCCGCCGAAGAAATCCCTTCCCACCTGCCCCACCTCACCCCGGCTCAGACGTTTGACGCGCTCAGCTACTATAGCGATCATATGGAAGAGATTAACGGCTATATTGAGCGCAACGCGATTCCTGACCACCTGATATCCGTCAGCCAATAG
- a CDS encoding baeRF10 domain-containing protein has translation MIQQLNDDLRDFAEYAAGHADEKYLSLYLLTDPGYAENQSQIPAWQVYLKNAVTDVEAGLDPTQTKQWKSVRLSDNDPNKEWARIRKRLDKYLTSYRPEGKTLALFISPGSEYSFELPVRLPNSVSFGKPRVQEFLWALDEYQQHMVILFAEDTARVLRVALGSTGGEMVVIGDDAKLRQLRKGGGHQHEGFRSDELDRRFVRQAAGEVDKYFLKNPDTERIILGGNVEIANAVLGSLHRAVQEKVVAVLPIPAASAAHEVAALIRDTAEAAEREYETALVDEVTAQAQARGRGAIGPVAVERALDRGAVRLLALPYPGEAETVEPLLLQAIRYGSRVEFLHGAAAERAAAAGGILAQLYYAMN, from the coding sequence ATGATTCAGCAACTCAACGACGATCTGCGTGATTTTGCCGAGTATGCCGCCGGCCACGCCGATGAGAAATACCTGTCACTCTACCTGCTGACCGACCCCGGCTATGCCGAGAACCAGAGCCAGATTCCGGCCTGGCAGGTGTACCTGAAGAACGCCGTCACTGACGTGGAGGCCGGTCTCGACCCGACGCAGACCAAGCAGTGGAAGAGCGTGCGCCTGAGCGACAACGACCCCAACAAAGAATGGGCGCGCATTCGCAAGCGCCTCGATAAATACCTGACCAGCTATCGGCCGGAGGGCAAGACGCTGGCCCTGTTCATCAGCCCCGGCAGCGAATATAGCTTCGAGTTGCCGGTGCGCCTGCCCAATAGCGTCTCCTTCGGCAAGCCGCGGGTGCAGGAGTTCCTGTGGGCGCTCGACGAGTACCAGCAGCACATGGTCATCCTCTTCGCCGAGGACACGGCCCGCGTGTTGCGCGTGGCCCTGGGCAGCACCGGCGGCGAGATGGTGGTCATCGGCGACGATGCCAAGCTGCGCCAATTGCGTAAGGGGGGCGGCCACCAACACGAGGGATTTCGCAGCGACGAGCTGGACCGGCGTTTCGTGCGCCAGGCGGCAGGCGAAGTGGACAAATATTTCCTGAAGAACCCCGACACCGAGCGTATCATCCTGGGCGGCAACGTGGAGATCGCCAACGCCGTGCTGGGGTCGCTGCATCGGGCGGTGCAGGAGAAGGTCGTCGCCGTGCTGCCCATTCCGGCGGCGTCGGCGGCCCACGAGGTGGCGGCGCTCATCCGCGACACGGCCGAAGCCGCCGAGCGGGAGTACGAGACGGCGCTGGTCGATGAAGTGACGGCCCAGGCCCAGGCCCGCGGCCGGGGGGCCATCGGCCCGGTGGCCGTGGAGCGCGCCCTCGATCGCGGCGCGGTGCGGCTGTTGGCCCTGCCCTACCCCGGCGAGGCCGAGACGGTGGAGCCGCTGCTGCTGCAAGCCATCCGCTACGGCAGCCGGGTCGAATTCCTCCACGGCGCGGCGGCCGAACGGGCCGCCGCGGCCGGGGGCATCCTGGCGCAGCTCTATTACGCGATGAATTAG
- a CDS encoding HAD family hydrolase, with the protein MIELIAFDADDTLWHTERLYLTARQQFRDLIGGRVSPAELDALVHDTEMRNLPYYGFGITSFILSLIETAIDVTGGGISGAEIGRLLVIAREMISADVELMDEVEETLAALAEDYPLLLITKGDLLHQTDKVARSGLGRYFSAVEVVADKTPQTYGDILARRHVAPERFVMIGNSPRSDVLPVATLGGRAIHVPDANTWVYDMVDLPDDLPGPIFRVSRLSEVVPLIRGL; encoded by the coding sequence ATGATCGAACTCATCGCCTTCGACGCCGACGATACCCTCTGGCACACCGAACGTCTCTATCTGACCGCGCGGCAACAGTTCCGCGACCTCATCGGCGGGCGCGTGTCGCCGGCCGAGCTGGACGCGCTGGTGCACGACACCGAAATGCGCAACCTGCCCTACTACGGCTTCGGCATCACCAGCTTCATCCTGTCGCTCATCGAGACGGCCATCGACGTGACCGGCGGGGGCATCAGTGGCGCGGAGATCGGCCGCCTGCTGGTCATCGCCCGCGAGATGATCTCGGCCGACGTGGAACTGATGGACGAGGTCGAGGAGACATTGGCCGCGCTGGCCGAGGATTACCCGCTGCTGCTCATCACCAAGGGCGACCTGCTGCACCAGACCGACAAGGTGGCCCGCTCCGGCCTGGGGCGCTACTTCAGCGCGGTCGAGGTCGTGGCCGACAAGACACCGCAGACCTATGGCGACATCCTGGCCCGCCGCCACGTGGCCCCGGAGCGCTTCGTGATGATCGGCAACAGCCCCCGCAGCGACGTGCTGCCCGTGGCAACGCTGGGCGGCCGGGCCATCCACGTGCCCGACGCCAACACCTGGGTCTACGACATGGTCGATCTGCCCGACGACCTGCCGGGGCCGATCTTCCGCGTCAGCCGCCTCAGCGAAGTCGTGCCGCTGATTCGTGGCCTTTAA
- a CDS encoding PD40 domain-containing protein: MTTYKAVAVGLFLVISGLLFASADAAVGSPPLQYSGRLLAGDGADEHNFGFALDADGDTAAIGAVGWNETGNTYQGAAYVYSRAAGLWTEQKKLTLAGGGAYEGFGGAVALDGDTLAVGAFGINVPPPNLLFDAGAVFVYTGAGATWSEPIKLMPADLVDSNRFGAALALDGDTLVVGAPNANGFANESVYIYRRSGAAWALETKLPAPAGAADFGAAVAISGDVALVGAPATGFGSEAMVGAVYAYSRAGTVWSAAVPLTYSGTTDDSFGCAVDYDGQTAVVADCGGYGSATSPLAAYVFSRDGATWTPAAVLSPEHDDPYAYISSAAVAGGRIVLGLASDAGGAVTVYEGAGAAWNLVQTQTGPANALGFGETVALAGAGLLVGAPYQTILNNDEQGAVHVFEPAGDFAAYLPVAIGLSLGPAPADLIVYTDDVAYEPDIFTIRPDGTGKTNLTNSAAAEYSPRWSPDRQQIAFTRLAPSSASELWVMNADGSGQRHIATPELDMMYNLAWSPDGTQIALNAYSEDPNLGYYDWDIQLINVDGRGQTNLTDDLNGETSDPAWSPDGTQIVFSHYPDSQRDLWLMKADGSGKMNLTDSEYFENGPDWSPDGQTILYWGSGPGTGGSLFVLPATGGTAQLLLESAAFGRWSADGGQIVFSGGNGGIFIANGDGSDVRPVDPSAESRSPDW, from the coding sequence ATGACGACCTATAAAGCTGTTGCTGTTGGCCTGTTCCTCGTAATCAGCGGGCTATTGTTCGCCTCGGCCGATGCGGCCGTTGGCAGCCCGCCGCTGCAATATAGCGGCCGATTGCTGGCCGGCGATGGCGCCGACGAGCACAACTTTGGCTTTGCGCTGGACGCCGACGGCGACACGGCGGCCATCGGCGCGGTGGGCTGGAACGAGACGGGCAACACCTATCAGGGTGCGGCCTACGTCTACAGCCGCGCCGCCGGCCTGTGGACGGAGCAAAAGAAGCTGACCCTGGCCGGCGGCGGCGCGTATGAAGGCTTCGGCGGGGCGGTGGCCCTCGACGGCGACACGCTGGCCGTAGGCGCGTTCGGCATCAACGTCCCGCCGCCCAATCTGCTCTTCGACGCCGGGGCGGTGTTCGTCTATACCGGCGCGGGGGCCACGTGGTCGGAACCGATCAAACTGATGCCCGCCGATCTGGTCGATTCCAACCGCTTCGGCGCGGCGCTGGCCCTCGACGGCGACACGCTGGTCGTCGGCGCGCCCAACGCCAACGGCTTCGCCAATGAGTCCGTCTATATCTACCGGCGTAGCGGCGCGGCGTGGGCGCTGGAGACCAAGCTGCCGGCCCCGGCCGGGGCGGCCGATTTCGGCGCGGCGGTCGCCATCAGCGGCGACGTGGCGCTGGTTGGCGCGCCGGCCACCGGCTTCGGCAGCGAGGCGATGGTCGGGGCGGTCTATGCCTACAGCCGCGCCGGCACCGTCTGGTCGGCGGCCGTCCCCCTGACCTACAGCGGCACGACCGACGACAGCTTCGGCTGCGCCGTGGACTACGACGGGCAAACGGCGGTCGTGGCCGATTGCGGCGGCTATGGCTCGGCAACCTCGCCCCTGGCGGCCTACGTCTTCAGCCGCGACGGGGCGACGTGGACACCGGCGGCCGTCCTGTCGCCCGAACACGATGATCCTTATGCCTATATCAGTTCGGCGGCCGTCGCCGGCGGGCGGATTGTGCTCGGTCTGGCGAGCGACGCCGGCGGCGCGGTCACCGTCTACGAGGGCGCGGGCGCGGCGTGGAACCTGGTGCAGACGCAGACAGGCCCCGCCAATGCCCTCGGATTCGGCGAGACCGTGGCCCTGGCCGGGGCCGGCCTGTTGGTGGGCGCGCCCTATCAGACGATCCTGAACAACGATGAACAGGGGGCCGTCCACGTCTTTGAGCCGGCGGGCGATTTCGCCGCCTATCTGCCGGTCGCCATCGGCCTGAGCCTTGGCCCCGCCCCGGCCGATCTGATCGTCTACACCGATGACGTGGCCTACGAACCCGACATCTTCACCATTCGCCCCGACGGCACGGGCAAGACCAACCTGACCAACTCCGCGGCGGCCGAATACAGCCCGCGTTGGTCGCCCGACCGGCAGCAGATCGCCTTCACCCGTCTGGCCCCGTCCAGCGCCAGCGAACTGTGGGTGATGAACGCCGACGGCAGCGGCCAACGCCATATCGCCACGCCGGAGCTGGACATGATGTATAACCTGGCCTGGTCGCCCGACGGGACACAGATCGCGCTCAATGCCTATTCAGAAGACCCGAACCTGGGCTACTATGACTGGGACATCCAGCTCATCAACGTTGACGGCCGCGGCCAGACGAACCTGACGGACGACCTGAACGGCGAGACGAGCGATCCGGCCTGGTCGCCCGACGGAACGCAGATCGTCTTCAGCCACTATCCCGACTCTCAGCGGGATTTGTGGCTGATGAAAGCCGACGGCAGCGGGAAGATGAATCTGACCGACAGCGAATATTTCGAGAATGGCCCGGACTGGTCGCCGGATGGGCAAACCATTCTGTATTGGGGCAGCGGCCCGGGCACCGGCGGTTCTCTGTTCGTCTTGCCCGCCACGGGTGGCACGGCGCAGTTGCTGCTCGAATCGGCCGCGTTCGGCCGCTGGTCGGCCGACGGCGGGCAGATCGTCTTCAGCGGTGGGAACGGCGGCATTTTCATCGCCAACGGCGACGGCAGCGACGTCCGGCCGGTCGATCCCTCGGCCGAGTCGCGGTCGCCGGACTGGTAG
- a CDS encoding PadR family transcriptional regulator yields the protein MSPQPTTDKNELDEQFDNLRLELRRGVVVLAVLSQMDTARYGYNLIQRLAERGLDVEEGTLYPLLRRLEKQGLLESEWEIGEARPRKYYRISPLGRKVLEALTAEWLHTIEVMHLILYGEKNV from the coding sequence ATGAGTCCACAACCAACAACGGACAAAAACGAACTGGACGAACAATTTGACAACCTGCGGCTGGAACTGCGGCGCGGGGTGGTGGTGCTGGCCGTGCTCAGCCAGATGGATACGGCGCGCTACGGCTACAACCTGATCCAGCGCCTGGCCGAGCGCGGCCTCGACGTGGAAGAGGGCACGCTCTACCCGCTGCTGCGGCGGCTGGAGAAGCAGGGGCTATTGGAAAGCGAATGGGAAATCGGCGAGGCCCGGCCGCGCAAGTATTACCGCATCAGCCCCCTGGGGCGCAAGGTGCTGGAAGCGCTGACCGCCGAATGGCTGCATACGATCGAGGTGATGCACCTCATTTTATACGGAGAGAAAAATGTCTAA
- a CDS encoding HAAS signaling domain-containing protein produces MSNLVERYIHQVGRYVSGKERADIEAELRSQIQDQLEDRYGDDPTEAEVAAVLAELGDPRRMAASYGGEQYLVGPDLYPVMMLVLRRGWAIVPPVAVLVRVLAALLGDDSGSLIDLLLESAAGAFQATFIFTAIVVLIFAIVQHSGEELEEITGSEGFDPLALPEVDLPGEVDRVEAVFGMAFGTFAVFVMLYFLRVGGLTLRFNLTDPGEVTPVPILWLITLIVIVAGQVVLQLVALLRGHWTIPTHLLEMALDIIGGVALYFVLWLPLADGLFAAVPALAGVPLMNRAPELLTIGLLLMGSIENFNKLGKMLGRGRERATTYPVKGS; encoded by the coding sequence ATGTCTAATCTAGTCGAACGGTATATTCATCAGGTCGGCCGCTACGTGTCCGGCAAGGAGCGGGCCGACATCGAGGCCGAACTGCGCTCGCAGATTCAGGATCAATTGGAAGACCGCTATGGCGACGACCCGACGGAGGCCGAGGTGGCCGCCGTGCTGGCCGAACTGGGCGATCCGCGCCGCATGGCCGCTTCCTATGGCGGCGAGCAATATCTCGTCGGCCCCGACCTCTATCCGGTGATGATGCTGGTGTTGCGGCGCGGCTGGGCCATCGTGCCGCCGGTGGCCGTGCTGGTGCGCGTGCTGGCCGCGCTGCTGGGCGATGACTCCGGCAGCCTGATCGACCTGCTGCTGGAATCGGCCGCCGGCGCCTTCCAGGCCACGTTCATCTTCACCGCCATCGTCGTGCTCATCTTTGCCATCGTGCAACACTCCGGCGAAGAGCTGGAGGAGATCACCGGCAGCGAGGGCTTCGACCCGTTGGCCCTGCCCGAGGTGGACTTGCCGGGCGAGGTCGATCGCGTCGAGGCGGTCTTCGGCATGGCCTTCGGCACGTTCGCTGTGTTCGTGATGCTCTACTTCCTGCGTGTCGGCGGCCTGACGCTGCGCTTTAATCTGACCGACCCCGGCGAGGTGACCCCCGTGCCCATCCTCTGGCTGATCACGTTGATCGTCATCGTCGCCGGCCAGGTGGTGCTGCAACTGGTGGCCCTGTTGCGCGGGCACTGGACGATTCCGACCCATCTCCTTGAAATGGCGCTGGACATCATCGGCGGGGTGGCTCTCTACTTCGTGCTGTGGCTGCCACTGGCCGATGGGCTGTTCGCCGCCGTGCCCGCGCTGGCCGGCGTGCCGCTCATGAACCGCGCGCCGGAGCTGCTTACAATCGGCTTGCTGCTCATGGGCAGCATCGAGAACTTCAATAAGCTGGGCAAGATGCTTGGCCGCGGCCGGGAGCGGGCCACGACCTATCCGGTGAAGGGTAGTTAA
- a CDS encoding NAD(P)-dependent alcohol dehydrogenase: protein MQAIVYTQYGSPDQLRLQDVPTPTIKADELLIAVRAAGLNAADRYLLRGRPAMLRFSSGLMRPKQPIPGSDVAGEVVAVGAGVTTFRPGDTVYADLSAGGRGGLAEFVAAPANMVAPMPAGLSFVEAAAAPMAGVTALQGLRDAGQLRPGQRVLIAGASGGVGTFAVQIARALGGEVTAVVSPRNVAQAQALGAARVIDYTAQDFAADGPVYDLVVAVNGRRPINDYRRVLRPGGVYVMVGGEMGQIFQALLLGPLLSARGGGQVRAVSAKPNAADLAALGEMMAAGQVRPVVERCYPLSETAAAFHYMEQGHARGKVVITFA from the coding sequence ATGCAAGCAATTGTCTACACCCAGTACGGCTCGCCCGACCAACTGCGTCTCCAGGACGTGCCCACGCCCACCATCAAGGCCGACGAACTACTCATCGCCGTGCGCGCCGCCGGCCTCAACGCCGCCGACCGCTACCTGTTGCGCGGCCGCCCGGCCATGCTCCGGTTCAGCAGCGGGCTGATGCGGCCGAAACAGCCCATCCCCGGCTCCGACGTGGCCGGCGAAGTCGTCGCCGTCGGCGCCGGCGTCACCACCTTTCGGCCCGGCGATACCGTCTACGCCGACCTGTCCGCCGGCGGACGGGGCGGGCTGGCCGAATTCGTGGCCGCGCCGGCCAACATGGTGGCCCCCATGCCCGCCGGGCTGTCGTTCGTCGAGGCCGCCGCCGCGCCCATGGCCGGCGTCACGGCGCTGCAAGGCCTGCGCGATGCCGGGCAATTGCGGCCGGGGCAGCGGGTGCTCATCGCCGGGGCGTCGGGCGGGGTGGGCACGTTCGCCGTGCAGATCGCCCGCGCGCTGGGCGGCGAGGTGACGGCCGTGGTCAGCCCGCGCAACGTGGCGCAGGCGCAAGCGTTGGGCGCGGCGCGGGTCATCGACTACACCGCGCAGGACTTCGCCGCCGATGGCCCGGTCTATGACCTGGTGGTGGCCGTCAACGGGCGGCGGCCGATCAACGACTATCGCCGCGTGCTGCGTCCCGGCGGCGTCTACGTCATGGTCGGCGGCGAGATGGGGCAGATATTCCAGGCGTTGCTGCTCGGCCCGCTGCTGTCGGCGCGGGGCGGCGGCCAGGTGCGGGCGGTGTCGGCCAAGCCCAACGCGGCCGATCTGGCGGCCCTGGGCGAGATGATGGCGGCGGGGCAGGTGCGGCCGGTGGTGGAGCGCTGCTACCCGTTGAGCGAGACGGCGGCGGCTTTCCATTATATGGAGCAGGGACACGCGCGGGGGAAGGTGGTCATAACTTTCGCATAG
- a CDS encoding IS110 family RNA-guided transposase: MSDTYSFLGIDIAKATFEAVLQVGPRQNSRGFDNDPAGFRALSRWLDKNGAGRVWAVQEATGRYGEALAHYLSQQGHAVSVVNPARIKAYGASKLRRAKTDRLDAALILDFGRTQRPALWTPPTAEQQELCALVRRVADVQHMHQQERNRLTAGSHPPIVQASLQAILAVLEAQIVALQKAIEAHLQAHPALRHTCQLLRSIPGIGLLTAVRLMVELPNIHAFDNPRQLVAHAGLAPSVCQSGTSVYGRGHTSRKGNAVLRAQLYMPALVALRHNPVIQAMQQRLQRAGKPKMVIVVAAMRKLLHLAFGVLKSGRPFDPAFALSPALGT; encoded by the coding sequence ATGTCAGACACCTATTCCTTTCTGGGCATCGACATCGCCAAGGCCACGTTCGAGGCCGTGTTACAGGTCGGGCCACGGCAGAACAGCCGCGGCTTTGACAACGACCCGGCCGGCTTTCGAGCGCTGAGCCGCTGGCTGGACAAAAACGGGGCCGGCCGAGTGTGGGCGGTCCAGGAGGCCACCGGGCGATACGGTGAGGCCCTGGCCCACTACCTGAGCCAACAAGGCCACGCCGTTTCGGTCGTCAATCCGGCGCGCATCAAAGCCTATGGTGCGTCCAAGCTCCGGCGGGCCAAGACCGACCGGCTGGATGCCGCCCTCATCCTGGACTTTGGCCGCACCCAGCGCCCTGCCCTCTGGACGCCGCCCACGGCGGAACAGCAGGAGCTGTGCGCCCTCGTGCGGCGCGTGGCCGACGTGCAACACATGCATCAGCAGGAGCGCAATCGCCTGACCGCCGGTTCTCATCCGCCCATCGTTCAGGCCAGCCTGCAAGCCATCCTGGCCGTGCTCGAGGCCCAGATCGTGGCGTTGCAAAAGGCCATTGAGGCCCATCTGCAGGCCCATCCCGCTCTGCGCCACACCTGCCAACTGCTGCGTTCCATCCCCGGCATCGGTCTGTTAACCGCCGTCCGCTTGATGGTCGAGTTGCCCAACATCCACGCCTTCGACAACCCCAGGCAACTGGTGGCCCATGCCGGCCTGGCTCCGTCCGTTTGCCAATCCGGCACATCGGTCTATGGGCGCGGCCACACCTCCCGCAAGGGCAATGCTGTCCTGCGCGCGCAGTTGTACATGCCCGCGCTGGTTGCCCTGCGCCACAATCCTGTCATCCAGGCCATGCAGCAGCGCCTGCAGCGCGCCGGCAAACCCAAAATGGTCATCGTCGTCGCCGCCATGCGCAAGCTGCTCCATCTAGCCTTCGGCGTCCTTAAGTCCGGCCGCCCCTTTGACCCGGCTTTTGCCCTTTCGCCTGCTCTGGGTACTTGA
- a CDS encoding transposase, whose amino-acid sequence MTNHSSDTHHRRSIRLSGWDYRTQAYYFVTICTHQRANLFEDPSLADIAAIMWRLIPEQRHAHGVLVDEWVIMPNHMHGLILLPGPMNATDVAGDTAAIGPGLPFDLRYVTPSTGKTIPGERPRLVPGSLGAIIGNYKSGVTRRINTLRHSPGTRVWQRGYYDHIVRNQHELARIQTYIRDNPARWAEDRDNLDEILKRMTYHDGQ is encoded by the coding sequence GTGACCAATCATTCCTCTGATACCCATCATCGTCGCTCAATTCGTTTGTCCGGCTGGGATTATCGCACGCAGGCCTATTATTTCGTCACGATTTGCACCCATCAGCGCGCCAACCTGTTTGAAGACCCTTCGTTAGCCGACATCGCGGCCATCATGTGGCGTCTAATCCCCGAACAACGTCATGCCCACGGCGTTCTCGTGGATGAATGGGTCATCATGCCCAACCACATGCATGGCCTCATTCTTTTACCCGGCCCCATGAATGCCACGGATGTTGCCGGAGATACGGCGGCTATCGGTCCCGGATTGCCATTCGACCTGCGTTATGTAACGCCATCTACCGGGAAAACGATCCCGGGCGAGCGGCCGAGGCTTGTACCCGGATCATTGGGGGCGATCATTGGCAATTACAAATCGGGCGTGACGCGCCGGATCAATACATTGCGTCATTCTCCGGGAACCCGCGTCTGGCAACGCGGCTATTACGATCATATCGTGCGCAATCAACACGAATTGGCCCGAATTCAGACCTACATCCGCGACAATCCGGCCCGATGGGCGGAAGACCGTGACAATCTGGATGAGATATTGAAACGAATGACCTATCACGATGGTCAATGA
- a CDS encoding DNA methyltransferase, whose translation MPAPITENTLFYGDNLPILREYVADASVDLVYLDPPFNSNRTYNVLFKPESGAEAEAQIAAFEDTWHWNRAAERTYREIIQNAPPHVSQLIDALHGFIGPSQMMAYLVMMAARLVELHRVLKPTGSLYLHCDPTASHYLKIVLDTIFGVQNFRNEITWKRSDAHNDAKKQYGMISDRILVYSRTKDALFTRQFGGFQERTLRDWYQYLEFPDGTIRRMNKEERESQKIPIGARRFNTSDLRSPNPRPNLMYEYKGYKPHRNGWAVSIEKMKELDQKGLLIFPSSQDGRIMRKRYLDEQSGAVVGDVWTDISQIRGADAELLGYPTQKPLALLERIISASSNPGDVVLDPFCGCGTTIAAAQKLGRRWIGIDITHLSIALQKYRLTQMFPDAAFRVIGEPTTESGARQLAHDDRYQFQWWALSLVRARPYGGEAGGKTGKKGADRGIDGLITFIDDHTNKAKRVIVQVKSGKVGSPAVRDLAGTLQREGAAIGVFLSLEPPTREMITEAAGAGDYDSPGWGTSHPRLQLLTVGDLLAGRARVDMPPSEMTFKAAGRVKEEGAGQRGLFD comes from the coding sequence ATGCCCGCCCCAATCACCGAAAACACCCTGTTCTACGGCGACAACCTGCCGATCCTGCGCGAATACGTGGCCGACGCTTCGGTCGATCTGGTCTACCTCGACCCGCCCTTCAACAGCAACCGCACCTACAACGTGCTGTTCAAGCCGGAGAGCGGGGCCGAGGCCGAAGCCCAGATCGCCGCCTTCGAGGACACCTGGCACTGGAACCGGGCCGCCGAGCGCACCTACCGCGAGATCATCCAGAACGCGCCGCCCCACGTATCGCAACTGATCGACGCCCTGCATGGCTTCATCGGCCCCAGCCAGATGATGGCCTATCTGGTGATGATGGCCGCCCGGCTGGTGGAACTGCACCGCGTCCTGAAGCCGACCGGCAGCCTGTATTTGCATTGCGACCCGACGGCTAGTCATTATCTCAAGATTGTGTTGGATACGATTTTTGGGGTGCAGAATTTTCGTAATGAGATTACTTGGAAGAGGTCGGACGCACACAACGACGCCAAAAAGCAATATGGGATGATTAGTGATCGAATATTAGTTTATTCCCGAACCAAAGATGCTCTCTTTACCAGGCAGTTCGGAGGTTTTCAAGAAAGAACACTTCGAGACTGGTACCAATATCTCGAATTTCCTGACGGCACTATTCGTCGTATGAATAAGGAAGAGCGTGAAAGCCAGAAAATACCCATAGGCGCAAGACGGTTTAACACTAGTGACCTGCGAAGCCCAAATCCACGCCCGAACTTGATGTATGAATACAAGGGCTATAAACCTCATCGAAATGGATGGGCGGTATCAATTGAGAAAATGAAAGAACTCGACCAGAAAGGCTTACTAATTTTCCCATCAAGCCAGGATGGTCGCATTATGCGTAAACGGTATCTAGACGAACAATCTGGTGCAGTTGTTGGTGATGTCTGGACGGACATTTCCCAAATACGAGGAGCCGACGCAGAATTGCTCGGCTACCCCACCCAAAAGCCGCTGGCCCTGCTGGAGCGCATCATCAGCGCCAGCAGCAACCCCGGCGACGTAGTGCTCGACCCGTTCTGCGGCTGCGGCACGACCATCGCCGCGGCCCAGAAGTTGGGGCGGCGCTGGATCGGCATCGACATCACCCATCTGTCCATCGCCCTGCAAAAGTACCGCCTGACGCAGATGTTCCCCGACGCCGCCTTCCGGGTCATCGGCGAGCCGACGACCGAATCCGGCGCGCGCCAATTGGCCCACGATGACCGCTACCAGTTCCAATGGTGGGCCTTGTCGCTGGTGCGCGCCCGCCCCTACGGCGGCGAGGCGGGCGGCAAGACGGGCAAGAAAGGGGCCGACCGGGGCATCGACGGGCTGATTACCTTCATCGACGACCACACCAATAAGGCCAAGCGGGTCATCGTGCAGGTGAAGAGCGGCAAGGTCGGCAGCCCGGCGGTGCGCGATCTGGCCGGCACGCTGCAACGGGAAGGGGCGGCCATCGGCGTCTTCCTGTCGCTGGAGCCGCCGACGCGGGAGATGATCACCGAGGCGGCCGGGGCGGGCGACTATGACTCGCCCGGCTGGGGCACGAGCCACCCCCGGCTGCAACTGTTGACCGTGGGCGACCTGCTGGCCGGGCGGGCGCGGGTCGATATGCCGCCCAGCGAGATGACGTTCAAGGCGGCCGGGCGGGTGAAGGAAGAGGGGGCGGGGCAGCGGGGGTTGTTTGATTGA